From one Gossypium hirsutum isolate 1008001.06 chromosome D08, Gossypium_hirsutum_v2.1, whole genome shotgun sequence genomic stretch:
- the LOC107909245 gene encoding pathogenesis-related protein PR-1 yields MKPKFLFLFLVLCSLTIDNVLATSLGTHGKIPDNETIYRVSKQRCWGCIGESLEFLFTHNLVRATKWEPLLFWDFQLEKYARWWALQRKADCKLQHSFPEGDFKLGENIYWGSGSAWRPGDAVSAWSEEEKYYDYATNSCQEGQMCGHYTQIVWKNTRRIGCARVVCDTGDVFMTCNYDPPGNYIGERPY; encoded by the coding sequence ATGAAACCAAAATTTCtgtttctcttccttgtattatGCAGTCTCACTATAGACAACGTTTTAGCAACCTCACTTGGAACTCATGGCAAAATTCCCGACAATGAAACAATATACCGAGTCTCCAAGCAACGGTGTTGGGGTTGTATTGGAGAGTCACTAGAGTTCCTATTCACTCACAATTTGGTGAGGGCAACCAAATGGGAGCCACTCTTGTTTTGGGATTTCCAGCTTGAGAAATATGCCCGATGGTGGGCACTTCAAAGGAAAGCAGACTGCAAGCTACAGCATTCGTTTCCAGAGGGAGATTTCAAGCTGGGAGAGAACATATACTGGGGCAGTGGCTCGGCGTGGAGGCCCGGTGATGCAGTGAGTGCCTGGTCCGAGGAAGAAAAATATTACGACTATGCAACCAACTCGTGCCAGGAGGGACAGATGTGCGGCCACTACACCCAAATTGTTTGGAAGAATACCCGAAGAATTGGCTGCGCTCGAGTGGTTTGCGACACTGGAGATGTGTTCATGACTTGCAATTATGATCCGCCGGGTAATTATATCGGCGAAAGGCCATATTGA